The following proteins come from a genomic window of Populus alba chromosome 12, ASM523922v2, whole genome shotgun sequence:
- the LOC118044369 gene encoding membrane-associated kinase regulator 5, with translation MEALYFLRFWRPTTTSHKENRPSSGSSDDTTEIPFTDCEFEEGEDSFFELELTVPDFDTSKSSSCNTTIKNYLPLDKESNTFDSKQAPPHNLAHKESSSPQHIFHPPSLSTDHLFSKRKILPIEPVSFKPQSPISLLKSAPRFKILMFKKSKSMASEKTEKTGATEYLKANNKKHESNKLFTVKFKLEEVTNISFFTKQNSLRKQIPHESDDNDTSKRFSKEMIQKYLKLIKPLYIKVSKKHSDKMKFSSELSVGSPSSSPATVPAKEKQGSFPAGIRVVSRHLGKSKSASATTGVSPPVVSRRDDSLLLQHDGIQSAILHCKKSFNSSKDSSLMSRLASDPSHEKSMSSPRISSSE, from the exons ATGGAAGCTCTCTACTTCCTCAGGTTCTGGAGACCCACCACCACCTCCCACAAAGAAAACCGGCCCTCTAGTGGAAGCAGCGATGACACCACCGAGATCCCATTCACAGATTGTGAGTTTGAGGAGGGAGAAGACTCGTTCTTTGAATTGGAACTTACTGTGCCTGATTTTGACACCAGTAAAAGCAGCAGCTGCAACACCACCATAAAAAACTACCTCCCACTAGACAAGGAAAGCAACACCTTTGACTCTAAACAAGCACCTCCCCACAATTTAGCCCACAAAGAGAGCAGCTCCCCGCAGCATATATTTCATCCACCATCTCTTTCAACTGATCATCTCTTTTCGAAGAGAAAAATCCTCCCTATTGAACCCGTTTCATTCAAACCTCAGTCTCCAATCTCCCTGCTCAAATCAGCTCCGAGGTTTAAGATCCTCATGTTCAAGAAATCGAAGTCAATGGCATCagagaaaacagagaaaacagGGGCGACAGAGTACTTGAAAGCAAATAACAAGAAGCATGAAAGCAACAAGCTTTTCACTGTCAAGTTCAAGCTTGAAGAGGTCACTAATATTTCTTTCTTCACCAAACAGAACAGCTTGAGAAAGCAGATCCCTCATGAGTCCGATGACAATGATACATCAAAGCGATTTTCGAAGGAAATGATACAGAAGTACTTGAAGCTCATCAAACCATTATACATCAAGGTTTCCAAGAAGCATAGTGACAAGATGAAATTCTCCAGTGAGTTATCAGTCGGGTCTCCGTCATCTTCTCCGGCAACTGTGCCGGCGAAGGAGAAACAGGGGAGTTTTCCGGCTGGGATTAGAGTGGTTTCTAGGCATCTCGGAAAAAGCAAATCAGCTTCAGCGACCACAGGAGTTTCCCCTCCAGTTGTGAGTAGGAGAGATGATTCTCTGCTGCTACAACATGATGGGATTCAAAGTGCCATCCTGCATTGCAAGAAATCTTTCAATTCTTCGAAAG ATTCTTCTTTAATGTCAAGACTCGCAAGTGACCCTTCGCACGAGAAATCAATGTCTTCACCAAGGATTTCATCAAGTGAATAG